The Megalobrama amblycephala isolate DHTTF-2021 linkage group LG7, ASM1881202v1, whole genome shotgun sequence genome window below encodes:
- the LOC125272827 gene encoding interferon-induced GTP-binding protein MxB isoform X2, whose translation MEKMSYTFSQHYEEKIRPCIDTIDNLRSLGVEKDLALPAIAVIGDQSSGKSSVLEALSGVALPRGSGIVTRCPLELKMIRTQGEGKWHAKISYQDYVEDIDDPAEVEKMIREAQDEMAGAGVGISDELISLQITSANVPDLTLIDLPGIARVAVKGQPENIGDQIKRLIRKFVTKQETINLVVVPCNVDIATTEALQMAQAEDPEGERTLGILTKPDLVDKGTEGTVVDIVHNEVIHLTKGYMIVRCRGQKEIIDQVTLNEATETENAFFKDHPQFSKLYEEGFATIPKLAEKLTIELVHHIQKSLPRLEEQIEAKLAETQKELEAYGNGPPSDPAERLSFLIDKVTSFTHDTLNLTTGEEVKCGSDLLIFPELREEFAKWNGFLDHSGYLFNKKIEKEVDNYEAKYRGRELPGFINYKTFEGLVRDQIKLLEEPALKTLKTISDVVRKKFIQLAQCSFIGFPNLLKIAKTKIEAIKLDKETIAESMLRTQFKMELIVYSQDGTYSQSLQHTKNKLEEVIIKEEVEESYNCLSVGISTDNHATLRELRLHLESYYTIASKRLADQIPMVIRYMLLQEAALELQRNMLQLLQDKDGVDDLLKEDFDIGQKRESLLSRQKRLMKARSLLVTY comes from the exons ATGGAGAAAATGAGTTACACGTTCAGTCAGCACTATGAGGAAAAAATCCGCCCTTGCATCGACACTATCGACAATTTGCGGTCTTTGGGAGTGGAAAAGGACCTGGCGTTGCCTGCCATCGCCGTCATTGGAGACCAAAGCTCAGGAAAGAGTTCTGTTCTGGAGGCGCTGTCGGGAGTAGCGTTACCCAGGGGTAGTG GAATCGTTACACGATGCCCTCTTGAGCTCAAGATGATAAGAACTCAAGGCGAAGGGAAATGGCATGCAAAAATCAGTTACCAAGACTATGTGGAAGACATTGATGACCCAGCAGAAGTGGAGAAGATGATTCGTGAAG CCCAGGATGAGATGGCTGGAGCAGGTGTTGGTATTAGTGATGAACTCATCAGTCTGCAGATCACCTCTGCCAATGTTCCTGACCTCACTCTCATCGACCTCCCCGGGATCGCTCGAGTGGCAGTCAAGGGTCAACCTGAGAATATTGGAGATCAG ATTAAGAGACTGATCAGGAAGTTTGTTACAAAGCAAGAAACCATTAACCTGGTTGTGGTGCCATGCAATGTTGACATCGCGACCACAGAAGCATTGCAGATGGCTCAGGCGGAGGACCCTGAGGGCGAAAGGACTTTAG GCATCTTAACAAAGCCGGACCTGGTGGACAAGGGCACTGAAGGGACAGTGGTAGACATTGTGCACAATGAGGTCATTCACCTTACTAAAGGCTACATGATTGTAAGGTGCAGGGGACAAAAAGAGATTATAGATCAGGTCACTCTTAATGAGGCCACAGAAACAGAGAACGCCTTCTTCAAAGACCATCCTCAATTCAG CAAACTCTATGAAGAAGGTTTTGCTACTATTCCAAAGTTGGCTGAGAAACTAACAATTGAGTTGGTTCATCACATTCAG AAATCCCTGCCTCGGTTAGAAGAGCAAATCGAGGCGAAGCTCGCTGAAACACAGAAGGAACTGGAGGCGTATGGAAACGGACCCCCATCAGACCCTGCAGAAAGACTGAGCTTTCTCATCGAT AAAGTTACATCTTTCACACATGACACCCTCAATCTGACCACTGGGGAAGAGGTTAAATGTGGATCAGATCTATTGATTTTTCCAGAACTTCGTGAAGAATTTGCAAAATGGAATGGCTTCTTGGATCATTCGGGATATTTAT TCAACAAGAAGATTGAGAAAGAAGTTGATAACTATGAAGCCAAGTATCGGGGAAGAGAGCTTCCAGGATTCATCAATTACAAGACCTTTGAGGGGCTTGTTAGGGATCAGATCAAGCTGTTGGAAGAACCTGCCTTAAAAACACTGAAGACCATCTCTG aTGTGGTTAGAAAGAAGTTCATCCAACTGGCCCAGTGCAGCTTTATTGGATTCCCCAATCTTCTGAAAATAGCAAAG ACTAAGATCGAAGCCATCAAGCTGGATAAAGAAACCATTGCAGAGTCCATGCTGAGGACCCAATTCAAGATGGAGCTCATTGTTTACAGTCAAGACGGCACATACAGCCAGAGCCTGCAACATACAAAGAATAAGCTGGAAGAGGTTATAATTAAAGAAGAAGTTGAAGAAAGTTATAATTGCTTAAGCGTAGGCATTAGCACAGACAATCATGCCACCTTGCGTGAGTTGAGGTTGCACCTTGAGTCCTACTACACG ATTGCAAGCAAACGTCTAGCTGACCAGATCCCAATGGTGATCCGCTATATGTTGCTCCAGGAAGCAGCTTTGGAGCTGCAAAGGAACATGTTGCAGTTGCTGCAAGACAAAGACGGTGTAGACGATCTGCTTAAAGAAGACTTTGACATTGGCCAAAAGCGGGAGAGCTTACTGAGTCGCCAGAAACGTCTGATGAAAGCACGCAGCCTCTTGGTTACCTATTAG